The following nucleotide sequence is from Synchiropus splendidus isolate RoL2022-P1 chromosome 14, RoL_Sspl_1.0, whole genome shotgun sequence.
TGGTGCTCCCTCAGAGGGGTCTCTCAGCCACACCAGCAACTACTCGCGCTCGCTCAGCCACATCAGCGAGAGCAGCGCAGACGGAGCCACGGACCGGCCGACGTGCGAGGACTCCGTGGTGTCCGCCGTCTCCGTCAACGATATCGAGATGGAGCTCCCCGACAGAACTCCAGAACCTCCTGCCCCTGCCGCTGCAGATGCCACACCAGAAAGAGTAGAGGGGAATAGTCTGGTGGAGCCCGGCGATCGTCCGGAGGAGACGCTCGGCCTCACGTCTCCAGGAACAAACTCTACGGAGGAGAGCGGGGATGTGACCTACCTGGCCCGGCGAGTGTCGGTGGAGGAGGACGTCTCAGAGGTGCCGCTGGACAGCGGGCTGGAGAACGCGCTGGGCTCTGTAGTGTCGTCTCTGGACGACTACCGAGGACAGTTTCCTGAACTCCAGCTGCTGGAACAAGAACTGAGGCTGCTGCAAGTCACACTGAAGGCAAGACGGGACCTTGCAGAAACATCATGTGGTGTTTATCGATATGACATGGTGTGTTGCGACCTCACAGGGGGGCAGACACAGCCGAACTCCCAGTCTGGTCAGTCTCACTGTGGAAACTGCTCTGTGCAGCTTCAACTTCCTCAATGTGTCGGATGGcgaggacgaagaggaggagaggacgaGTCGGAatgggaggtgaggaggagacagaggtgCCGCTGGAGGAACTGAAAACCCTCTTCACCTCAACccaaacacgtgtgtgtgtgtgtgtaaagttctctgcaggacagagactgggactgctgctcctctccagcGTCACCGCTCACCACGGGCTGTGCGGACCTAGACTGCACCCTAGTGGTGCATTTGATGAACTGCAGTGCCCAGTTGCTGGTAAGAAAAATCTCATAAAATGTACGTGTTGTCtctttttaattatattttaaataactgacaAAGTAAATGTGTCTGATCCTCATTTAACTTGCCTACtctgaatacattttcaattgATACACTTTCACTCGACAAGCTGTTCATTCACAGCAACAAGTCAGCAACTATATTGTCTGTCATTCGTGTTCATGTGTACCTACTTGTCTCCTTAAACTACTTGAGTTTCATTTTaaacttgttttgtttctgaagcGACTGGGAACGTTCGGCCCTCTGAGGTGCGGGGAGATGTACGCGCTGGACAACCTACTGAGAGAAGTCCGTGTCATCGAGATCGTGCGGCGAGTCATCAAGGAGAATCTTCAGCGTCTCCCGCTGCCGTCTGAAGGTGAGAATGTCTCCTACTGTTTCAGTTCTCAGCAGAGGTAGTCGCTGACTGGTGCTGAACCACCTTCTCTGTTGTAGTGATACCTGAGCTGGGCCTGTGCATGGGTGCTGTGTCGCTATGGCAACAGTGCATGGGGATGGACAGCGTGTACAGCACCTCTGCAGAGAAGTTTGTGGACGCTTTGACCAGCACCTACAGCAGCGTCCTGCCAGAGAAGGCCAGCAGCATGGCAGAAGCAGGTACGAGACGGAGTGTGCTCCAATGTCATCACACACTCTGAACTGAGAGGAAGAGTGAGCGGCGATGTTTGGACGACCGTCTGCTGTTTGTAAGGTTCTTCCTGGTGCTCTTTTTCAGTGTTCACCAATCTGGCAGAAAGAGTGCTGACTCAGCGGCTGCCAAAACGAGATGGCAACAGGAACAGCGTGACGCTGACTCTGTTTCAGTTTTGGAGCTACCTGGAGGCCAACGGCATCACAAACATGAAGTCTCATGTCACTGAgctggcagaagaaggtgaagactGCTGGTCTTTTTTCTGTCAAAAAGCTCTTTTTTGCTCCTTTATCCAAGACAACTAAGACTTTTTACATCCAGCTCATGTCAAAAAAGGATCTGTGTTTTGGTGCGCCCCACTTTTCCTTGCAAGCCCATTGTTTACGCTTCACTTCTCTGCGTGGATTCAGGATTTCAGACAGCTCTCAGCAAACCTTTATGCCTCCGTCAAGGAAGTGATGTTTTCAACAacgttggtttgtctgtgttcaaaataacttgaaggTTTTGGACACATTTGGATGAAATGTTCAGGAAGTTGGGCAAGGAACAAGTGATTCCACTGTGGGAGTGATTCGGATCATTTTTGGGCCATGTTTTCAGACGTTCAGGGCACGAGGCTCTGCTCCCTGTTGGcctagagcagtgattcttaaccacagggccacaagcgccccctagagggccattacaagtttttttgttttacacctctgggccttgagggccgtgagacgctcagttttaatacatgagccacatatggtggcagtagtgtgtcactgaattgacagttgcaaatctgtgacagctaccaactgtggagaagttgttgaaatgaaataatgataaagaaagtgatggcacccccaacagtaaaaccacctgttggagcagtttttaatattaattaGATCATTTTATGGCGATGATTTTATTCACACTTtccttatcttctttagagtttatttatgaataagAGAATAAGTTATGATTATGAAGTTattttatcacatttattttattgagaattgtattcatgatgtacagtctttccatttttctcaacagtttgcaccaagggtattttttcttctttttttctttagtaaatttgatgaacatgacttgcacctgtttctgctgctggttggacttttcaatgacaaagatCTTGGCGCTGATAAcaaggtttcatgtcatttcacaaggtttacTTTATGTTCTCTGCAGTCTGGCTGGTGCATACtctgatgtcatgtgaccaagACCAGATCATCCAAGCTCTGCGGCGCCCCACGGAGTGCAGTCTGCGGCGAGAGGGTCTTCATGCTGTGGCCAGGCTGCTGAAGGACCCCAGAGGGAAGGTGATGGCCTCGGCTAGCTCAGCGCTGAGGAGCGTGGCCACGCAGCCGCGGCATCGGGAGCAGGTCTGCGTCTGGAGTCGCTATGTCAGTCGTGGTCGTGTGCTCACACAGACATGCTGTGATTGCTCCGTCCTCAGGCTCTGGTCCActgtctggagctgctggaggatgaACACGTGCTGACGCGGGTTTGTGGATGCAAGGCTCTTGCTTGTCTGAAGGTGAGCTCACCACCGTCTACAACCTCCTCTGGAGCAGTGGTTTCCAACCTCTGGGCCGGGGACCGGTACCGTGCCACGGATCAATTGTTACCGCAATAAATAATtaattgtttctgttttgtgtatgatctgatgagtctgaaggatcttttaattttgaaaaaagttttattttgaaaagtgacCGGATTCTCTCAGTTAAGCCTCGGTCACAGAGGCGCTAAAATATAACCCACATGCTGGCAAAATGTGTACGTAACAGCTGTTTATTTGTGGAGGGCAAGATGAAGAAGCttttaacaaacaataccaggagtcgtacttgaaatatggatttatcgcggCCGTCTACCATCACTCTCAGATGGGACGGTCTCGTTGTAAAAATTTAACAATATGGTGAgttaaaattttcatgtactTTATATTCGGTATTGTGGTGTAATCTATATGCTATTTTGAAGGCGTGTTTAAACGTTACCATAGCAACCAGAGTCAGCTGGCATTAGGGCACTGGTCAAGAGTTTGTGAGTCTTAGCGAGGCCTCATATGAcgggtcaaagtggcaacttcataccacGTGGACCATGTTCCTATTGTCAAGCGTTGACCGGTCCGCAGTGAtaaaaaaggttggggaccactgctctaGAGCACTGGCGTACCTTGTTTGCGTGAAAATACAGAGCGCAACAGCGCATGCCCTTGTTTGGGCTGCAGAGGTTCAGGGAAGCTACTGCATCAACAGTGCTGTGTGCACGATGCCCCGGCCCCCTGCTGTCACATGGTGTCTGCATCTTCTAGATGGGATAAACCTTTTAAGAGTTACATTCTCTTGAAATGCGCAAATCCTGTCGGTGGAGACAGGGCCGTTCACTTTCTTATACGCTGCTTTCACCAACTCAATTTAACAAACAATGGAAATCAAAATGTGACCTGTGTTTTCCAGGCGAAAGAGAGCATCGACCAGCTGGTGTATCTGTGTCGCACCGACAAGGAAGAAGTCAGAGATGCTGCCAAACAAGCTCTTCTCGCGCTGGGTAATGTTGTGTTGCGTGTCACTGTAAGCGTGGATGTTTGTTAACATATGTGGTCTCGCCTTTGACTGTTGCTCCTCCCGGCGCAGGCGAGGAGGGGAAGATGGCCTACAGACACGTGGAGACGTCTCAGGAGGTCATCCCGAGTCTCTTTGCGCCCGGAAGCATGGCCAGCACTGCTTTCTAACGGCGCCGCTGTCGGAATGTTCCGCCCGATTCATCACTCTGGTCGTGCTGCGTTCACTTCTGGCTGCTGTCTAAGATTGCACATTTGGATTCTGGAGACTAGGAATGGATTCAAGTTCATGACCTCATGGAAACTCTCAGATTTGGGCTTTAATTGACACCAAGCTCACAAGTGCCAAACTTTATACTACTGAGGTTATTTTTGTCTTAAAGCTGCTTGTTTGATTCGTGGCGCTGTCGACAGTGAACCCTCCCTTCGTCTTCACTTAATCCCAATATAGATTACTCAACTCTGGATTAGTTTGTGACTCAAACTTGAGCTTTTTCTTGAACACAGTTTGGCCCAGCTCACAGGTGTGTTGGTCAACCAGGAGGTCTGAGGGGCGATGCATTCACGTGCTGCCTGCAATTCAGAATTGTCAAGGAAAACTTATGTTATGAAAACTGTTATGCTCCGAGAGAGTCGGCCGTAACATAATGACCACTCAACCTCCGAAACTGCATAGTTAGTTGCTTCGATAGTTTGCTTATGATTATTCAGCGTCCCTGTTTACTGTATTCTCTGCTTACCCACAACTGTACTGCACTTTCACCAAAATATTcatataatttcatgttttttaaattgaattcagATTGATCATTAGCTGTGGTGCTGACCTCAAGAGCAAGATTGAGGCAGAGTTCACCTGCACATGTGTTGCTGGgggaggagtggagaggaaagagTGGTTGGGTGGAGGTtagatgagtggatggatggaggataCTCCGGCGGGATTGTAGGTGAGTGAGTAAGGTTTTTAAAGATGTTAGTTCTCATGGTGTGTTCATGTTCCCAGTTCATGCCAGACAAAGGGGCAGGTTGTGCTGGATTATGGTGCTGTGTTCTTGCCTGGGTTTCCTCCAGGTACTCCTCCCAAGGTGTAAAAtcagtgctgtgtttttaaGGCTGTCAGTCTTCATGTGCCTTGTAATGGACGGCGTGTGaccctgagtagctgggacTCTGCCTGTTTGTAAAAAGACTGACTCTCAGTGTGGGAGGAGAGGTTGGTGAGTACTGACGGATGTCACGTGACAACTGTGGTGAGAAGCACCTTCCCCTGCAGGAGACAAAAGCTGCAGTTTGGTGGTCATAATGCGCAGAACATGTTGATCTTGAATTTAATTTTAGAAGGTAATCCTGAGTATTCTGACGGCACCTGAATGCATCACGAGAACAGAAGAACAAGGCAACTCATGGTGACATCTGTAGTCTGGGCGACCAGTGTTTGGCTGTGGAGCTGAGGCGTCTGTCTTCCGTCTAAAGCACCGCTGCATTTCCTGTGTGCACTAACTCACCTTTAGAAGCGTGTCCTCAGCCAAAGATGTAGTGAAAACTGCTTGATCTCTGGACCCCCACTGTGACCGCAGCAGCGACTCACGGCAGCTGGATCTTGTTTTCTACTGTTTCTGTCCTCGTGCTCGCCTGCTGTCTCTCTGCTGCCAAATGTTGATCACGCGCTCTGTTTTCTGTTAAATTAATTTGCAAATGAACTTGTATATGAAGACATTTTGATTAATCCATTTGATGTTTCAACTGTATTTATACTTCCTGTTTTACCATGACTTTTATTGGGGGAAAAGGCAAtagcagtttttcattttctttactcTTCAACATTAAACTACAAATCCTCATGAATCTCAACAATGGCTGCTGTTCATTTGAACCGTCTTGGTTTGCACCTTCGACTCTACCCCAGAGAACTGGTCCATTAAAGGTTTGTGAGTTCTAAAATTGATGATGAAGAGTGTCCAGTGctgagtgatgacatcacttcctctttaTTTGCTATACCTAGCAGATTTTAGTGTTTAAATAGATGACTGTGTGTTTCAGAGGTCTTAAGTTTGGGTTTATTAAGTTGGTTTGTGTCCCTCCAAACTCTCGAAACACACCACCTACAACACTTAATATTACACCCTCTCCATCTTTATAAATGAACACCAATCCACGGTTGAGTCTCTGTGCGTGTTCTAGACCACTGTTTTGGACAAACAAGGATCTTATCAAGCCCCAAACGACGGGGTGAAGGTCATGAAAGGTGACATCAGATGACTGCACTCTTTTTCTTCATATGCTTTGCTTGTaccaaaaacataaaacagtAATGGAGATAACCACATGACAAATACTTATTTTTGTTGAGACATTGTCGTGAAAGACAAGCCCCCTTTAACTGTGTATGAATGTacgtttattttcttttattaatgaattttaaacacatttaaattttaGCTTTAGgacgaaacttttttttttatcccaaatAAACGTATTATTCGCATGGCACCAGGAGTGAGGGTGTAACCGGGGGGTGATCGTGAGCAGGTTTGTTCGTCTGTTTGCGGTCACAAAACGCCAGCTGGAAAGTGGAAAACAGAATGGTGTAactgaacaagaacaagaggcTGTTCGAAGACTCTCGTCATCTTAAAAACATTGGCATTTGGCTCGTCTTACAGCTTAGTTTCACTGGTTATAGCGGAGTGAGGGAGTCCACCTGGTGAAATAAGTTCAGTAAAAGCCAGTGCACTTGGAACTGTGGGCGAGCGCCCCTTCTTGGCCAATCAGTGTGCTGCAGGAGTTCGACACCACCCCGCACATGCGCACTGAGCTGCCAACTGCCATTTTGTGGCAGAGCTACTCAGTTAATGCGGGAGAGGATTTAAACAAACTGCGAAGAAGCCACCTTCTCTCGCCACATTACTAACTTTGTAGACCGGACTCTGCGCTGTCTGTCAAGTTAAACGGGACGAGAAACGCATCGGCGCAGGTAAAGTGTCACTACTTTTCGTCTGAGGGGGAGTTTGCAGGATCTTTAATCGGCCTCTAGGTGTCACGATGGGGCTCTGGGTGCTCGCTCGGAGAGTGTTTGTCTCCCTCTATCGTTGTCACAAAACCCCTCAAAATCGGCTTAAATACAGCAAGTTGGAGAGTATTAAACTGAAGCCCGACTTCCAAACGCACCCGCCTTGATGGGTTGCGTACATATATGCATGAGACATTATGAGAGTTTAGGCCGAGGCGTCCATCTTCCCTCGTCTTTGTTTCCGTCTTTAGAGCTGAAAGTGGCGGTTTAACTTCCACTGCTGCTAACACCTTAGCCCGCTGTCATCGCCCCGGACTAGCCCGGCCTTCAGTCAGCGATTTGTGGGCTTCGAAATCTACTGTCATAATCACGATATATGACGACATCTGCATCTGTCTAGCTGCGCACTTTACTGGAAACACGGCGCGTGTTATATGTAAAATAATGAGGTTAGCAGCGAGTTAGCGCAGGCCCGCCCGTGTTGTCTACATCAATATTTCACATAATTAGAAATATTACACTTGATGTCCGGTTATATTTAAAAGCGCAATGGCACGATCGGTTGCGTGAATGTCGTTTACACCAAATCAATTGGGATATTTAGGCTGTCAGTTAGCCTAGCCCCAAAATGCTAACGCGGAACCGGAGTGGACAAGGATGACGAGGCATTGCTGCTAAGTGATCGGGAGCAACCGTCGACGCTCTGGAGCTCAGAGCGAGCCGGACTGCTACTGCTGTCTTCCCGAGACTTTCCGTAGCCCCAGCGCCGAGCATTGCCTCCTCCACGGCGACCGATCGACTCTTGTTCGAAGCCCAGCTAAATCGCTAAGACGCTTGTTGGACTGTGGCAAAGAGCTCCCTCTACGATGATGCCAGGAGAGGTACAAAAACACCAGCACGGCGATGCTACTGAGGCTGGACCTCGGTCTCTCAGCGGGGAGCCttgtgtcagtcagtcagtcaaagcCTACAGAGGCTGAAGCCCCCAAATTGGTGGCATCATAAGCGCCCACTGACAGGACACTGGCTCCTAAAAAAAGGTAAAAGTTTATCCATCTCAAGTTGACCAAACACCAGTCTATGGAACCAAATGGATCTTCTTTACTGTGTTCCACAAATGCAAATTAAAcgttgtttttgcatttttttttataacaacTTCTCACCACCTTGTGAatttattgtttacaagaaTTATTATCATTGAATAGGACATCTGAATAGCTATGGTAGAAATGAATTTAGATCAAATAGATGCTCTAGTGATCTCACAGGGAGAAGTTTGCAGTTAATTTGCTTGGCTTGAATGTGATTGATGAGCAAGAAGAGAGAGCTCCCTCATCATTGTAAAACATTTGAGATGACAAAGTTTTATAAGTCATAACAATTCAGGTTATTTCTTTATTGTTAACTTAGTTGAATGTGCAGCTATTAAGAAATAAGatagaaaaatacaaatgaaatgtgcaacagcagcagatgaggtTGTTCACTTTGCAGGGCTTCTTGAGATTAGGTTGGATAATTTATTCGTCCCACGTTGGGAGACGTCAACCCTCTACCATTCAGAGTCAAAGTAGATAACTATTAGAGTGTTCACATTCATCCATTTTTGAGGTTTTCCAGGTGGCTGTGGGGAAAACCAGAGGTGCACCAAAATGCAGACATGAAACTCTCGCAGATTCTTTTCGGTCATGTGCTGCATGACATTGATGTGTGAAAGTTTGAGAGCTGATTGTTGTGTTAAGGGATCTTGAGAAAGAAGGAAACCAGAATGAAATCTAAAGATGCTCATGTCATTGTTCTGCTTCAGCTCCTGCCCAACATGGACCAAGGGCCCGTGGAGGGTGTTGGGATGGTGGAGGTTCCAGCCAAAGACTTTCAGGATCCCATCGTGGCAGATCTCCTCCAGCAAGCTGCTGAGGCTGGGGGTGTGGTGGAGAGACGAGGTACGTCTCGATTTGCATTCTTTAGCGCAGACTTTGGTGCATGTTTGAGTCATGACTATGTTCGGCAGGTAATGGAGAAGGGATGGTGACAGGCAACCAGggtcagcagcagctgatggGAGGGTCTGGAGTTgaaatgatggtgatggacTCGCTGGACCCGGCTCTCCTTCAGATGAAGACTGAGGTTTGATTTCTCATGTGTGATGATCGGCCTGGAGGTGGACGTCAGAGTGCCTCCAATACTCAATCATCAAATGTTCTCCAGGTGATGGGGGCTGCTGTTAGTGGGTCCGGGTCTGTGAGCGCGGCCCACCAAGCCACAGTAACCACAGTGGACCAGACACAGATTATTACACTGCAGGTCAGTGACGGGTTGATCGGATTACTGCGCCCGTCCGAGCTGTGCTTGCTGATGGCCCACGCTGTGGTGTGCAGGTGGTGAACATGGAAGAGCAGGCGGCACTTGGTCTGGGAGAGCTGCAGCTGGTCCAGGTGCCTGTTTCAGCCGGCGCCGTGCAGGCCCTCCAGCAGGGCAGCTATGCCAACACCACTGCGATCACTAAAGACGGAGACCCCGTCATCTGCCACACTCTCCCGCTGCCAGAAGGCTTTCAGGTTCGTGGTGATGCTTTCTCGTTGTTGATCTAAACAATGTCAATGTATGAAAGCTGTTCTCAACAGGGATGATATTACATGACGATTGTCGTATAAAAGTTTGATTCTGATGTGCAGGTGGTTAAAGTGGGTGCCAACGGAGAGGTGGAAACTGTGGAGGGCGAGGGCCcacctgaggaagaggaggacgaggaggatgaagacgtcgAGGTGGGGAACCAGAttctggatgaggaggaggaagaaccCATGCCACCACCTGCAGATCGAACATGGTCGAAAGATCCTGACTACCAGCCGCCTATTGGAGTTGTGAAGAAAGCTAAGAAGGTGGGACAACATGAGTTGGATTCCACTGTCATGAACCTGAAGACCTGGATATTATTGTAAATCTCTTgtcctgaaaacgtgttgtcctGCAGGGCAAGAAGAGTCGCTTGCGTTACGGCGACGGAGACAAGGACATGGATGTCAGCGTGTACGACTtcgaggaggagcagcaggaagggCTGCTCTCCGAGGTCAACGCAGAGAAGGTTGTGGGCAACATGAAGCCGCCGAAGCCGACCAAGATCAAGAAGAAAGGTGAGCGCGAAAGTGACGCGGCGATGCTCGTGCTCCAACCCTGactgagtgtctgtgtgtcagGTGTGAAAAAAACCTTCCAGTGCGAGCTGTGCAGCTACACATGTCCCCGCCGCTCCAACCTGGACCGACACATGAAGAGCCACACAGACGAGAGGCCTCACAAATGCCATCTGTGTGGACGAGCCTTCCGAACAGTCACCTTGTTGAGGAACCACCTCAACACTCACACCGGTACGTGACCGTCCTGCACTCTGATCATTGCTCTTCACACACTGATGTCCTTCTCTGTCGCCGTGCAGGGACTCGGCCTCACAAGTGCACTGACTGTGACATGGCTTTTGTGACGAGCGGCGAGCTGGTCCGCCACCGACGCtacaaacacactcatgaaaaACCCTTCAAGTGCTCCATGTGCGACTACGCCAGTGTGGAGGTGAGGCGGATGCTTGGCTGCCACGTGCTCATCTGACCCTGCTCATTCTCTCCTCACCGTCTCCCAGGTGAGCAAGCTAAAGCGCCACATCCGCTCTCACACCGGTGAGCGTCCCTTCCAGTGCAGCCTGTGCAGTTACGCCAGCAGAGACACCTACAAGCTGAAGAGGCACATGAGGACACACTCAGGTGAAGACGCCTCATATGGTCTTCTTCAACTCTCCCTTGGTCTTGATCAGAGCCATATGgatttgaaggtgtttgggtggAAGAACTTCACTGGCGCTTCATGGCCATTGTGTTGGTTTCTTCAGGAGAGAAGCCGTACGAGTGCTACATCTGTCACGCCCGCTTCACCCAGAGTGGAACCATGAAAATGCACATtctccagaaacacactgagaACGTGGCCAAATTCCACTGTCCCCACTGCGACACGGTGATTGCCCGCAAGAGTGACCTGGGTACGCTCGTGAGCCGCGGTCTGACCCGGTACGTTGTGTCGGCTGCCATTAAACTCTCACCCTCCTCTGGCCTGTGCAGGTGTCCATCTCCGTAAGCAGCATTCATTCATCGAGACGGGGAAGAAGTGTCGTTACTGCGATGCCGTCTTCCACGAGCGCTACGCGCTCATCCAGCACCAGAAGTCTCACAAGAACGAGAAGCGCTTCAAGTGCGACATGTGCGACTATTGCTGCCGTCAGGTAGGAT
It contains:
- the ripor1 gene encoding rho family-interacting cell polarization regulator 1 isoform X1, giving the protein MYSGYGGGPSRTLSTMSLSVRPVRRLASKSITRSQSFTGVNTSDKPYRHLSVFSTPGLSRRPSRASRMFTVSQRSSPLSKVPQPERLDEVYAALRRGLQSYLQVHQMDLDNLSRQMKESKRNSRLGFLYELDKQVKMIERYIRRLEFHLSKIEELYEAYCLQRRLRDGANKMVNAYTGSSVSKGARESLAEANKGYKEYTENMCVLENELENQLGEFHIKMKGLAGFARLCAGDQYEIFMKYGRQRWKLRGRIEMNGKQVWDSEDMMLLPLINDFLSIKVTELKSLANHVIVGSISCETKDLFSALPQTVAVDINDLGTIKLSLEVTWNPFDKDDQTSVTSTVNKASTVNKRFSTLFNQSPPDTPSLREQAFYSLPRNLTRRQHWPLLDTFRDTLSRSCSCSDKSPTRPHTVNMLRRHEEMENGTAWSNSSESSDDSSSPQLSAGQHNSSHHKTLVIPTIQPVHLRQPSLPVHRDSPSSSLFSSHSSVDIPADHLSDSQREEPAAAKHDEEAADGAPSEGSLSHTSNYSRSLSHISESSADGATDRPTCEDSVVSAVSVNDIEMELPDRTPEPPAPAAADATPERVEGNSLVEPGDRPEETLGLTSPGTNSTEESGDVTYLARRVSVEEDVSEVPLDSGLENALGSVVSSLDDYRGQFPELQLLEQELRLLQVTLKGGRHSRTPSLVSLTVETALCSFNFLNVSDGEDEEEERTSRNGSSLQDRDWDCCSSPASPLTTGCADLDCTLVVHLMNCSAQLLRLGTFGPLRCGEMYALDNLLREVRVIEIVRRVIKENLQRLPLPSEVIPELGLCMGAVSLWQQCMGMDSVYSTSAEKFVDALTSTYSSVLPEKASSMAEAVFTNLAERVLTQRLPKRDGNRNSVTLTLFQFWSYLEANGITNMKSHVTELAEEVWLVHTLMSCDQDQIIQALRRPTECSLRREGLHAVARLLKDPRGKVMASASSALRSVATQPRHREQALVHCLELLEDEHVLTRVCGCKALACLKAKESIDQLVYLCRTDKEEVRDAAKQALLALGEEGKMAYRHVETSQEVIPSLFAPGSMASTAF
- the ripor1 gene encoding rho family-interacting cell polarization regulator 1 isoform X2; this encodes MYSGYGGGPSRTLSTMSLSVRPVRRLASKSITRSQSFTGVNTSDKPYRHLSVFSTPGLSRRPSRASRMFTVSQRSSPLSKVPQPERLDEVYAALRRGLQSYLQVHQMDLDNLSRQMKESKRNSRLGFLYELDKQVKMIERYIRRLEFHLSKIEELYEAYCLQRRLRDGANKMVNAYTGSSVSKGARESLAEANKGYKEYTENMCVLENELENQLGEFHIKMKGLAGFARLCAGDQYEIFMKYGRQRWKLRGRIEMNGKQVWDSEDMMLLPLINDFLSIKVTELKSLANHVIVGSISCETKDLFSALPQTVAVDINDLGTIKLSLEVTWNPFDKDDQTSVTSTVNKASTVNKRFSTLFNQSPPDTPSLREQAFYNMLRRHEEMENGTAWSNSSESSDDSSSPQLSAGQHNSSHHKTLVIPTIQPVHLRQPSLPVHRDSPSSSLFSSHSSVDIPADHLSDSQREEPAAAKHDEEAADGAPSEGSLSHTSNYSRSLSHISESSADGATDRPTCEDSVVSAVSVNDIEMELPDRTPEPPAPAAADATPERVEGNSLVEPGDRPEETLGLTSPGTNSTEESGDVTYLARRVSVEEDVSEVPLDSGLENALGSVVSSLDDYRGQFPELQLLEQELRLLQVTLKGGRHSRTPSLVSLTVETALCSFNFLNVSDGEDEEEERTSRNGSSLQDRDWDCCSSPASPLTTGCADLDCTLVVHLMNCSAQLLRLGTFGPLRCGEMYALDNLLREVRVIEIVRRVIKENLQRLPLPSEVIPELGLCMGAVSLWQQCMGMDSVYSTSAEKFVDALTSTYSSVLPEKASSMAEAVFTNLAERVLTQRLPKRDGNRNSVTLTLFQFWSYLEANGITNMKSHVTELAEEVWLVHTLMSCDQDQIIQALRRPTECSLRREGLHAVARLLKDPRGKVMASASSALRSVATQPRHREQALVHCLELLEDEHVLTRVCGCKALACLKAKESIDQLVYLCRTDKEEVRDAAKQALLALGEEGKMAYRHVETSQEVIPSLFAPGSMASTAF
- the LOC128770366 gene encoding transcriptional repressor CTCF-like; protein product: MDQGPVEGVGMVEVPAKDFQDPIVADLLQQAAEAGGVVERRGNGEGMVTGNQGQQQLMGGSGVEMMVMDSLDPALLQMKTEVMGAAVSGSGSVSAAHQATVTTVDQTQIITLQVVNMEEQAALGLGELQLVQVPVSAGAVQALQQGSYANTTAITKDGDPVICHTLPLPEGFQVVKVGANGEVETVEGEGPPEEEEDEEDEDVEVGNQILDEEEEEPMPPPADRTWSKDPDYQPPIGVVKKAKKGKKSRLRYGDGDKDMDVSVYDFEEEQQEGLLSEVNAEKVVGNMKPPKPTKIKKKGVKKTFQCELCSYTCPRRSNLDRHMKSHTDERPHKCHLCGRAFRTVTLLRNHLNTHTGTRPHKCTDCDMAFVTSGELVRHRRYKHTHEKPFKCSMCDYASVEVSKLKRHIRSHTGERPFQCSLCSYASRDTYKLKRHMRTHSGEKPYECYICHARFTQSGTMKMHILQKHTENVAKFHCPHCDTVIARKSDLGVHLRKQHSFIETGKKCRYCDAVFHERYALIQHQKSHKNEKRFKCDMCDYCCRQERHMVMHRRTHTGEKPFACSQCEKTFRQKQLLDMHFKRYHDPNFVPTAFVCPKCSKTFTRRNTMLRHCENCSGEVEESEKRSPPAKKGKRGRKRKMKSRRYDDDSDDDNAEHDEDEEEEEEEDYEEEDEEMERGDELLLNEEEELHNMELDQAPATVPLPAPEEPPIKRKRGRPPKNPPKSPAPVKSVAEADKMVDADTIIQVEVQGPEEEEEEGKSEDGSAVTHLETGLDRAGPETVGLAVNEEAAAAAAANGDLTPEMILSMMDR